One stretch of Dehalococcoidia bacterium DNA includes these proteins:
- a CDS encoding PfkB family carbohydrate kinase has product MPADFLAVGHVVKDITPGGWRLGGSVAYAVRQAHLLGLRTAAVTVCSPDVSPAEALPETVWHVLPDVQTTTFENVYRDGVRRQRVVQCARPIGAAQVPRAWISAPIVLIAPVFHDVEVNAGAAFPEASLVGLSCQGWLRRLRGSDVLPGEVDSVAPWLIGDIVFVSEEDVTEPEAVASWLAYVPVVVLTRGARGFTVFDDDGRHEFAALPAREVDPTGAGDVFAAAFLVRWRETGGDLAQTARFAAAAAALSVQGVGLEGIARREQIEALLAAGAAGRAS; this is encoded by the coding sequence GTGCCGGCCGACTTTCTCGCCGTCGGACACGTCGTAAAGGACATAACGCCCGGCGGGTGGCGCCTGGGTGGAAGTGTCGCATACGCCGTAAGGCAAGCGCACCTGCTGGGCCTGCGCACGGCTGCGGTCACAGTCTGCTCGCCGGACGTCAGTCCGGCCGAAGCCTTGCCGGAGACGGTCTGGCATGTGTTGCCCGACGTGCAGACGACGACGTTCGAGAACGTGTACCGGGACGGAGTGAGGCGCCAGCGCGTGGTGCAGTGCGCGCGGCCGATTGGGGCCGCGCAGGTCCCGCGGGCCTGGATAAGTGCTCCCATTGTCCTGATCGCTCCCGTATTTCATGACGTCGAGGTAAACGCCGGTGCGGCGTTTCCCGAGGCGAGCCTCGTCGGCCTGTCCTGTCAGGGGTGGTTGAGGCGGCTGCGCGGGAGCGACGTGCTGCCGGGGGAAGTGGATTCCGTGGCGCCCTGGCTCATCGGTGACATCGTCTTCGTTTCGGAGGAGGACGTTACAGAGCCCGAGGCCGTGGCCTCCTGGCTCGCCTACGTCCCCGTCGTGGTGCTGACCCGCGGCGCTCGCGGCTTCACGGTGTTCGATGATGACGGCCGGCATGAGTTCGCCGCGCTGCCCGCACGCGAGGTGGACCCAACTGGCGCCGGCGACGTCTTCGCTGCGGCCTTTCTCGTGCGCTGGCGCGAAACAGGCGGAGACCTGGCCCAGACGGCGCGCTTCGCCGCCGCGGCGGCGGCGCTGTCGGTGCAGGGAGTCGGGCTCGAGGGCATCGCGCGGCGCGAGCAGATAGAGGCGCTGCTTGCGGCCGGAGCTGCGGGGCGGGCTTCGTGA
- the jag gene encoding RNA-binding cell elongation regulator Jag/EloR: MEGVEAEGRTVNEAIDNALEELGLRRDQVSIEVLSEGRPRLLGFRGEPARVRVEPLPSVVAAAPSALESEEEEEEYDGEEEEEEGEEEEYEAEIEDEEQPAALRRGGRAVKTAAPEDVAAAVAVLEDLLRLMGIEAVVTAREPETAGDGVGMIEAVLDVEGDDLGILIGRRGSTLASLQYLVNLIVAKRVKHRVAFGIDVDGYRRRREQALVTLARRMADRVRGTGRSVTLEPMPPNERRIVHLALANDPAVMTVSIGEGEARKVAITPSR; encoded by the coding sequence GTGGAAGGCGTCGAGGCCGAAGGTAGGACCGTCAACGAGGCGATCGACAACGCCCTCGAGGAACTGGGCCTCCGCCGAGACCAGGTCTCGATCGAGGTCCTGAGCGAGGGCCGCCCCCGCCTTCTCGGCTTCCGCGGCGAGCCAGCCCGCGTCCGCGTCGAACCGTTGCCATCTGTCGTGGCCGCCGCCCCATCCGCCCTCGAAAGCGAGGAGGAGGAAGAAGAGTACGACGGCGAGGAAGAGGAGGAGGAGGGCGAGGAAGAAGAGTACGAAGCAGAGATCGAGGACGAGGAGCAGCCCGCGGCGCTGCGCCGAGGTGGCCGGGCGGTAAAGACCGCCGCGCCTGAAGACGTCGCGGCGGCGGTGGCCGTGCTCGAGGATCTGCTGCGGCTCATGGGGATCGAGGCGGTGGTGACCGCGCGCGAGCCCGAGACCGCCGGCGACGGCGTGGGCATGATCGAGGCCGTACTCGACGTCGAGGGCGATGACCTGGGGATCCTGATCGGCCGGCGAGGCAGCACCCTCGCGTCGCTGCAATACCTGGTCAACCTCATTGTGGCCAAGCGAGTGAAGCACCGCGTGGCGTTCGGGATCGACGTGGACGGATACCGGCGGCGGCGCGAGCAGGCGCTGGTGACCCTGGCGCGGCGTATGGCGGACCGGGTGCGCGGGACCGGGCGCTCGGTCACGCTCGAGCCGATGCCGCCGAACGAGCGGCGCATCGTCCACCTGGCACTAGCGAACGACCCGGCGGTCATGACCGTGAGCATCGGCGAGGGCGAGGCCCGCAAAGTCGCGATTACGCCCAGCCGCTGA